A window of Apium graveolens cultivar Ventura unplaced genomic scaffold, ASM990537v1 ctg1271, whole genome shotgun sequence genomic DNA:
TTCTGACTTTTTCTAATGAATTTAAACAAATCACCCACAGCTAAAATAACACAATTCATAAGACCAGCATAAATATAATATTTCCAGTTGTTGGAATCATAGAAGGAATTAGTATTATATCATACCAAAAACACATACATAAACACATACCATAAACACGCAAGAAACATGTAAAACCCTTACCCAAAAAGCCTCCTAAACCCCTGTTTGCGGATCAATTCTTtttcacatatacatacacatatacatgTATACACTCACATTCTTGATTTGATCAAAGCTTTCCCCTTTAAAAATCTGGATCTTTCATCAAATATTCTTGAAAAAGATTTGATTTTTATCTTTTTTTTGCACTTTGAGGCCAAGAATGATGATGAATCAGCGTCTTGTGATGGATGAGAAAGTTGAAGTGAGGTCTATTGAAGATGGGTTTCTTGGTTCTTGGCATTCTGGTACTGTGATCTCTGTCGAAAAGGGTATTCGAAAAGTTAAGTATGATCATCTTTTATCTGAGAGTAATGATAAGATTGTTCAGTCTGTTAATGTGAATGATGGGGTTGATTGTTTTTTGGTTAATGATTGTTGTTTTCGTGGAATTATACGTCCTGTGTCTCCTTTAATTGAATTTGATATGTGGGGTGTTAAGTATGGACAATGTGTTGATGTTTTTTATTTAGATGCTTGGTGGGAAGGTGTGGTTTTTGATTTTGGGGTTGAGGGTAGGGAGAGACGTGTTTTTTTCCCGGATTTAGGCGATGAATTGGGGGTTGATGTGGGGAAAATGAGGGTTAGTCAGGATTGGGATGAGGGTAGTGGGGCGTGGAAGACGCGTGGGAAGTGGTTGTTAATTGAGCTGATTGATGAATTTGAGAAAGAGGGGTGGCCTGTTGTTGTGTCGATTAAGCAGATTTGGTATGATGTTAGGGTGAAGAAGGGGTTTGGTGAGAATGTTAAGGAGTGGACTTGTTTGAGGAGTGATGTGTGGAGAGAGTTGTTGGAGGAAGTACTTGTGGATAATTTGATGTTGACTATGAAAGAGTTGTATCGGGAATTGGAGTTTTCTGGGGTGAAGGGGTTAGAGGGATGTTGTCGGATTTTGGAACTAGAGGGATCTGAATTGCGTGATTTAATAAAAAGTAAACCTTTTGGTGGAGATGAGTTGGTGTTAGTTGAGAGTGATGCATTGGATGTGCTGCCTTTATCTAGCTCAGTCAAAACTACAGTTGGAGATGAAGCACAACGTCCCAGTCCTTTAGAAGTGGCAACTGTACGTTCTAGTATTCATGATGAGTTATTTGACAATGGTACATGTGCTAAAGATGGTGATTCTTGCTATAGTAGTCGGAAAGTGTTAAAAAAAAGTAAGCACAATATTTGGCGTTTGGCTGACATTGCTCCTAAGTGTTGTGATGATGCAATTGAGGTTTACCTGAACTGCCAGTTGTCTAAGAATAAGGATCCAATCCCTCATCAGGTTACAGTGAATATGAGGAGGCACCTCTTATTTTTGGGATGGAAAGTTGAATATCTTCAAAAAGAAGGGTTTAGGAGATGGCGTTATACCCAACCTGATGGCGATGAGAAGTGCTTTAATTCACTAATCAAAGTCTGTGAGCAAATCTTTTCTGATTCTGCAAAAGGTTCTCGATTTCCTGTAGATGAGCAAAATAGGTTGCCAGATGATGTTGATAATACCATGGTTTTAACTCCATCAACGGAGAAGTTTCAAGGATGCAACAATGAACTTGTAATAAAAAATTCCCCGGCTATGTCAGAATTTGTATATTGTCCGCAAGCTGTTATTAACTATCATTCACTTGAAGTCAAGGAAACAGTACACCCCAAAGATCATGATAAGCATAAGGACATGCAACTGAAAGCGAAGAATCACCTATCTGCTGTTGGGTGGAAGTTAACTACCGCAAACAGAAATGGTAAGAAGGAATCAAGGTACAGGTCACCATGGGGAAAGTTATACTTTTCACTTCGATCAGCTTGCAAGGCCTATTTAGATGAAAATAGAAATGTGTTAAAGCTAGCTGATAGTCAATTGACCGGCGAGAGTCAATGTTCAGCTATAGAGACTGAAGAATTTCGTGGGAAACCAGGAAAGAAAAGGAAGATTAATGCTCGACATCTTGGGTCATGCACTAGGTCTCCAAAGTCTAGGAAGAAAGAGGTGACCTGTAAACAGCAGCATCAGAATAATCAAAAAGAAGATGATGTATGCTCGGTATGTCATTCTTATGGCACATTAATTTTATGTGATAAGTGCCCATCTGCTTTCCATTCACGTTGCCTTGGTTTGAAAGAGCATCCAGATGGTGCCATATGGTTCTGCCCATCATGTTGCTGCAGAATTTGTGGCGGGGGCGAAAACAGTACTCAGATTGAAGTTTCTACAGATGATAGTTTTATTAGCTGCAATCAGTGTGAGCGACAATATCATATCAGTTGCCTAGGGATGAAAGATATTGTGCCAGATTATTTACCTAAAGGATATTGGTTTTGTAATAAAAAATGTGAACAGATTTCATTTGCACTCCAAAAGCTTCTGGGTAAGCCTGTTCAAGTTGAGGCAGATGGTACAACTTGGACTTTATTGAAGTATGTGAATCCTGAAGAATCTGATCAGGATCCATCTGATATTGCGAACTCGGCAGAAAATTGTAGAAAACTTAATGTTGCTGTTGGTGTGATGCATGAGTGTTTTGAACCCTTGGAGGAACCTTGGACCAGGAGCGATCTTGCTGAAGATGTTATATTTAACAGGTGGTCGAAGCTAAACCGTTTGAACTTTCGTGGTTTCTACACAGTGCTTCTGGAGAAAAATGATGAATTGATTAGTGCAGCTACTGTACGAATTTATGGAGAAAAGGTGGCAGAAATACCTCTTGTTGCTACACGTTTTCGTCATCAAAAGCAAGGTAGGTGTCGTATGTTGTTGAATAAGCTTGAAAAGGTACTCAGCGAACTAGGAGTGGAGAAGCTAGTTTTGCCTGCTGTTCGAAGTCTGCTCGACACTTGGACATCTTCATTCGGTTTTTCAGTGATGTCCGAATCTGAAAGATTAGAATTACTGGATT
This region includes:
- the LOC141699749 gene encoding uncharacterized protein LOC141699749; protein product: MMMNQRLVMDEKVEVRSIEDGFLGSWHSGTVISVEKGIRKVKYDHLLSESNDKIVQSVNVNDGVDCFLVNDCCFRGIIRPVSPLIEFDMWGVKYGQCVDVFYLDAWWEGVVFDFGVEGRERRVFFPDLGDELGVDVGKMRVSQDWDEGSGAWKTRGKWLLIELIDEFEKEGWPVVVSIKQIWYDVRVKKGFGENVKEWTCLRSDVWRELLEEVLVDNLMLTMKELYRELEFSGVKGLEGCCRILELEGSELRDLIKSKPFGGDELVLVESDALDVLPLSSSVKTTVGDEAQRPSPLEVATVRSSIHDELFDNGTCAKDGDSCYSSRKVLKKSKHNIWRLADIAPKCCDDAIEVYLNCQLSKNKDPIPHQVTVNMRRHLLFLGWKVEYLQKEGFRRWRYTQPDGDEKCFNSLIKVCEQIFSDSAKGSRFPVDEQNRLPDDVDNTMVLTPSTEKFQGCNNELVIKNSPAMSEFVYCPQAVINYHSLEVKETVHPKDHDKHKDMQLKAKNHLSAVGWKLTTANRNGKKESRYRSPWGKLYFSLRSACKAYLDENRNVLKLADSQLTGESQCSAIETEEFRGKPGKKRKINARHLGSCTRSPKSRKKEVTCKQQHQNNQKEDDVCSVCHSYGTLILCDKCPSAFHSRCLGLKEHPDGAIWFCPSCCCRICGGGENSTQIEVSTDDSFISCNQCERQYHISCLGMKDIVPDYLPKGYWFCNKKCEQISFALQKLLGKPVQVEADGTTWTLLKYVNPEESDQDPSDIANSAENCRKLNVAVGVMHECFEPLEEPWTRSDLAEDVIFNRWSKLNRLNFRGFYTVLLEKNDELISAATVRIYGEKVAEIPLVATRFRHQKQGRCRMLLNKLEKVLSELGVEKLVLPAVRSLLDTWTSSFGFSVMSESERLELLDYTFLNFRGTTMCQKPLSKNPCIDTTTSLM